From the Diadema setosum chromosome 6, eeDiaSeto1, whole genome shotgun sequence genome, the window AAGCTACTGAAAATgagtgccaaaaaaaaaaaaaatcaattttgatgaagacGGTTATAGTACCTTTTTGAAACAAGCTCTTTAAGTTACCTACTTTACAGTGCAACTAATTAGCATGTACTCTCTCCGAACTTCGTTTCTACAACGATGGAAACAATCTTTTTAGAACGATTGGGCGTCTGCTAACAAATATTTGCGACTTAGTTATTGTTTTCATCTATCAATGTGTTTTGCTGCAGGCGTCGGAGTTGCTGGAGTATTATCGAGGTTACGTTGACCACTTCAAGCTCGGAAAGCACATACGTTTCAACACCGAGGTGGTTGATGTCCAACCCACGGAAGACTACTCGAAGACGGGGCGATGGCTGGTCACTGCGCGCAGCGGGTCTGGAGCCGAAACAACCGAGACCTTTGATGGAGTCTTGGTCTCAACGGGACTCTACTCCAACGGATGGACCCCAGAGATACCGGGGATAGAAGGTTTCCCCGGAGAGGTTATTCACAGCTGCCAGTTCACTAAAGGAGAAGATTATAAAAACAAGAGGATCCTTGTTGTAGGTAAGGCAAAAACTATAGATGATGGAGCTGGTGATAGTAACATTGTTTACTTATTTTAATATGACTTCTTTCACCACCTTTTTGTGGCTTTAAAGatagatctctctctctctctctctctctctctctctttccatatatatatatatatatatatatatatatatatatataatttttatatgtatatattttttctccaaatatatatatatatatatataattttttatatgtatatattttttcgccaaatgaatatatatatataattctttatatgtatacattttttcgccaaatatatatatatatatatataaattctacggcatttttatatatttcatactGCAGGGTTGGCCTGTTCACTTTTGAAGAAATTGCTTTCCAAAGGCGCCCTGTAGTAATAGGAAATATCATActacataaaaacataaaatccAATTACAGGTAACATTGTACACTACTTATACATGTATCGAGGTGGATTAATGATAAATAAGTACATTTGTATACGTTGACGCTTATATACATTTGCATAGCATTGTTACAAATCAATCGAATCGTTTATGAGGCTTTGCAtcggtgttgttgttggtttgtttgttttttttttgtgtgtgcactAAACAAACTGGCAGTATAGTACAGCAAAGAAAGATTGATGGCAAAGAAAATACATCGTACCAAACCCAAAGGCCTCCCACGCATTACAATCGGTTGTACCAAAGACCTCGCGAGATGTCGACTATTTCAAGACACCTTCAATGACAAGATGGCCACTCCTATCGTCAGTGTCATGGACATTGATAGTAATGGTGGTGCCACCTTTGTGGCGCTATCTACTCCTCAACCTTTATTAAGTTCGGGAAGAAGCAGAGTCAGAATGACGACTGGTACCAAACTCATTGGGAAGAGATGAAACCAGACGTTGAAGCCGCAAGAGGACCACTGGTCCAGGAAAGGCCTGCTGGCCTACAAACACAACCCCATTGCACCTCTAGCACACACTACCTTCTTAGAACTCCCCAGAACAAGACTCAACAGACTACACAGCGCTGTGCTAATGGCATCTGGTTAAACCTGTACAGCTGGATTCAGACCGTTGCACTTATTGGAGACGCAAGGAACATGTACGACGGCATCAAAACTGCCATCGGTCCTACCACCGTCAAGACTGCACCACTAAAGACTAATAGACAGGAGAGGCAGTCACAGACCATTCAAGCGGCTGGAAGGCTGTATGGAACATAACCTGGAACtgtagtgggcttccagacttttttttttttgactttttttccTGACTTTTTTCCCAgcctttttccccctttttgcattagttcatttttctatttgacattctgtacctgagggtcCCACATTCTAgaagctttgtctttttagtgcgtccctccatttttcgatgttTTGCGTATTGTTATAATTATCGTCTTTAACACTTCagtcagtcaattttcatgacatcgtatttgttaccccaaggttccacaatcatatttttctcaatttactttgttttgattatgtaaccttattTTCTATTAccgaagaaagtgaaatgtttatgttcttttcgaaaaatgaaataaagtttgaattgaattgaattgaattgtacgCAACCCACTTGAATGTGGTGACAAAGGCTGGCTTGGACACCTTATATCCTAGTCTCTCAATCATGAAGGGGCTGGATGCCCTGCCTACAATAGAAGGACTCAACAAAGCCATTGACTGTCTTTCCTGCAGAAAAGCTACTGGAAAAGATGGTATCCTACCGGAAGTGCTGAAGGGCGACAAACCAGTACCACTACAACTCCTCCACGACCTCTTGTGTCTTTGCTGGGAAAAGGCCACGTCCCCCAAGACATCCTACAAGAACAAGGGAAACCATAGCGACTGCAACAACTATCAAGGCATCTTCCTCCTCGGTGTTGTAGGGAAAGTCTTCGCACGTCTAGTCCAGGCAGAATGTATCTAGAGAAGCAGTGCGGCTTCAGGGCAGGCCGATCTACAGTCGACATGATCTTCACGTACACTATGCCAGCTGGAGGAGAAGTGCCGAGAGCAGCAAAAGCCGCGCTGCACATTGCCTTTACAGACTAGACAAAAGTCTTTGACTTATTCAGCCGATGTGGATTCTTCATTCTCCTGCAGAAGATTCCCAGCGAGACTGCTCCAGATTGCCACATCCTTTTACGAGGATATGCAAAGTATAGAGTGTGCTGTAACGGTAGAACTTCTCATTCTCTACCAGTAAGCAGCGGTGTGAAGTAGGGCTTTACCCTCACACCGACACTTTTCGGAATCGTCTTCTCTATGCTCAGTACGTTTTTGAAAGCTGGGCAGAAGACGCCTACATCCATACCAGAGCGGACGGGAAGGTATTTACCATCGCCTGAGTGCATACCAAAACCAATGTTAGAGAGGTTCTTATCAGCCTGCAAAAGATTTTAACTTGACCCAAGCAATGACTGTAATTCGGATGCTTTCATCAATGACGCGCATCTAGAAGTGGACTGAATTCACCTAGGTTTACGCACCATTTCCAGTTCCTCCTCGCTTGACACTGAGATAAGCAATAGGACATGGAAACTACTGCAGTCATAGTCATACTGAACAAGCGTGTATGGAACAACAGTCAGCTGACCATGAACGCCAAGCTCCGCGTTTACCAAGCTTGCGTCCTCAGAACCTTGCTAAACGGCCCTGTGTCAGGAGTAGAGGTTCAACACGTTCCACCTACGTGCCTCAGACAACTCCTGCACATTATGAAAGTGGCAGGATAGGGTGACAAACATAGGTCCTCAAGCGTGTCGGCATTCTCAGCATGTTTTCGCTCCTCGCCAGAGACGACTTAAGTGGTTGGGTCATTTACGTCGAATTGAACCAGGCCGCATCCAAAAGGGCATCCTGTACGCATTGGTAAGGAGAGCTATGCGAGGGGTCTCGCCTCATGGAAAGGCCGCATCTTCGCTTCAAGGACGTGTGCAAACGCGATATGAAGATATCTAACATCGACACCAAACACCTGCGAAGGTGCAACTGACAATCGTCAGCTGTGTGGAGGTAATGTCAGATAGGGCGTCAAGAGGGCTGAAGCTGAAAGAAATGCACAGCAGACTGACAAGATAGCCAAAAGGATGGCAAGGGCAGTCTCAGTCTCAGCCCCAACGGACTTCATCTGCTGCATGTGCTCCGGAGATTGTCATTCAAGAGTCGGAGTATTCAGCCACTCCAGGCGATGAAAATTATTTGGCTAGTGCTACTCAATCGTCTCTGGGTGCCAACCTTATGCGTGCTGTGTCAAtattaaaaacattaaaaaaagaccCACGTTTGAAGCAGCTTTGGATATCATGTTTTGTGACATTAAGATCGTCACTCTTATCGCgcttttatttctttcgtttGCAGGCGGAAGCATTTCTGCCGCGGACGTTGCAACCGTCGCGAGTCCCTATGCCTCTCAGGTAACATAACGTgcaacatttttctttgtttgtttcagaaACGTTATTTTTGACAATGTTGTATAATGCTTGAAAACATGTCGATAATTAGTGAGAGGTTATAGTTGAAAGATCATAATCTCCATGCAATAGTGGCAAGTTTCTATAGGCTAACAAAATTGCTACTTACTGTTAAGAAAGTATGAGACAGGAACGAGCACCTTGTAttacactcacacaaacacacacacacacacacacacatgtatatttacatttatGTGCATTGACCCTAAGCAAAGATCTAGAAAGGAGAATACAGACCAAAGAGATGAGATCCTATCGTAAAATAATTGGCATCTCCTGCAAAGATCACATTATCAATGGTGAGGTAATAAACCGAGTCCAACAAGCCATCGGGCCCTCTGAAGACCTACTGTCAACAGTAAAAATACGCAAACTCAAATGGTATGGGCATATAGAGAGATCATCAGGATTGGCCAAAACAATCTTACAAGGCACAGTGAGAAGAAAGAAGGCAAGAGGTAGACTAAAGAAGAGATGGGAAGACAACATACGAGACTGGACATCCAGGCCTTAGGTTGAGAGAGGCACAAAGGAAGGCAGAGGAGAGGGAGGGGTGAAGGAAACTGGCTGTGAAGTCTTTAGTGGTGCCCCAACGGTCTTCTCGACTACGAGATATGTAAGATGTGAGATTTAAGATATGTGATAcatttcgcttttttttttttgggttgttGTATGCGTTGCATACCAGATTTACCTCAGCATGCGACGAGGGGCTTGGTATTGGCCCTTGATGATTCGGAGGCGACCGTGGAATTACCAATTCAACCGACGATGGCACGAACTCCTTCCCGATAGCTACAGGGCTAAGAGAATGCAGACAATCGTGGAAGAAGCCACTGACCACATGGCACTCGGTTTCCAGTGCCCCAGCCCAGCGGCACTGAAGCTGCCGATGATCAACGCCGGCGCAAGCGACAGAATCATGAACGGCGACATCAGAGTAAGGAGCTGCATTCAAAGAGTggaagggtcaaaggtcatcctGAGCGATGGGTCGACAGTAGAAGACCTTGACGTCATCATTTTCGCCACGGGCTACGATGTGAAGTATCCCTTTCTCCGTTTTGACCTCATCCCAGGTAAGTGGAGAAAAGCACACATTGTGTTCTTCAGGAGATACAAAAATTACTAGTAGCATGTGATTTATTTTTTGAAGTCCCTTGACTTCAGATtcacgaaaagaaaagaaaaaacaacgaTGGTTGCAGCGCATTGGGATCGGatgaaatttgttcaaaagGCATAATGTTTTCATAATCTTAAGATCTTACCACTGCAGTTTTCTGTCTGCGTTGTGacgttgctgttgtttttttttaatcattattatttctgtaGCACATTCACAGAGACGAAACTATCAGGCAAGTAAAACAGTTTTAACGCTTCTGAATCATCAAGGGGGTTCTAGCCGACAATGAAAAGTGAATGCTTTTGGTATGTGCATCATAACTTCGGATAAACTAAAGTTATTGTCCCGCGTagggtatataggcctactcattaaagaaaaataatggaatagaagcacacacatacacataacaaCAAACCGCAAACAGACGGCAGACACAAAACTGGAattattggggtttttttttataaagtcATGTCTGTTGGGAATCCCTCTAACTTGCTGGGCTTAATTTTTAGGTGCAGGTTTGATTGCATTTCCGTCATTGTATCGGGCTAGCTCTGGTGATCGCGCCACGTTCTTGTACTCACTTGAGGCAAGGGCGGCGTCCGTTCTATTTGTAACCTGCTGCGTCGCCGTTTGAATTACGCATCGCCCAGCGATTTTTCGACAAGTTGAGAGGGCTGTATAAAAGCCCCAGCCATGCCTGAGCGATAccctgtcgatttcccgtcCGCCACAGGTAGATGTTAAGTAAATACTCGGCGAAATACGGGGATCTTCTCGGGGCAGAGTCCGAACAGTCACCGAGTGATGGCCCACTTGCAACTGGACGGTATCCCACAGCTACTGGCCAATTTTCAAGAAATCATCAGCGACGACTGAGCGCTGCCCTCAAAAATCAGTGGTGCCCGGTCGGTCGCCGGTCAGTGTCTGGCCGATattggctaaaaactcgccACCCAGCCGTTAAGCAGGCTGATTTTGTAGGTTGTCATCGTagcatgtctttttttttaaggggggggggggtcttttatACCTCGACGTATGTGTTCTCCCACTTCATAGTTCGTCATCCTTTTCACCTGTAAGTTTTATTGGGAACCTACTCCCTGCATGCAATTAGATTCAAtatagattcctcatattttcacaACCCTtcaaaatcagcctgctcgtTGCCCGGGTGGTAA encodes:
- the LOC140229675 gene encoding flavin-containing monooxygenase 5-like, translating into MRRVAVIGAGASGLVSLKTCLEEGLEAVCYEKKHDIGGLWLFSEGPRPDPKGPGAVYVGLHTNVCKEMMAYSDYAFDKTLPPFIRASELLEYYRGYVDHFKLGKHIRFNTEVVDVQPTEDYSKTGRWLVTARSGSGAETTETFDGVLVSTGLYSNGWTPEIPGIEGFPGEVIHSCQFTKGEDYKNKRILVFGKKQSQNDDWYQTHWEEMKPDVEAARGPLVQERPAGLQTQPHCTSSTHYLLRTPQNKTQQTTQRCANGIWLNLYSWIQTVALIGDARNMYDGIKTAIGPTTVKTAPLKTNRQERQSQTIQAAGRLKATGKDGILPEVLKGDKPVPLQLLHDLLCLCWEKATSPKTSYKNKGNHSDCNNYQGIFLLGVVGKVFARLVQAECGSISAADVATVASPYASQIYLSMRRGAWYWPLMIRRRPWNYQFNRRWHELLPDSYRAKRMQTIVEEATDHMALGFQCPSPAALKLPMINAGASDRIMNGDIRVRSCIQRVEGSKVILSDGSTVEDLDVIIFATGYDVKYPFLRFDLIPGLLADVGPLHWYKHVIPIEMSPRTLLFVGMAVPDTMGQNIVSEMQARLAVNVLKKQARLPDMKSMKREIAREREETETYFGPRYAFVHDPPKYMDAIAGIIGTRPSLLKLLLTDPKLAYHYYIGWAYPPSYRLVGPGATPSAREELLQMDDYSHYGLTLSTVRPEAVATIKSPENSFHFRIMFAALFAIVIGFVIRCYESV